From the Ascaphus truei isolate aAscTru1 chromosome 15, aAscTru1.hap1, whole genome shotgun sequence genome, one window contains:
- the LOC142466994 gene encoding uncharacterized protein LOC142466994: protein MEQVSSPGSCSSTHLEEHDDEDDEDDDDDAAIDTQIQASDHEEVPIETVLPPNRPATTTYDAIVASEGKIVEAENRRHSDLMTVLERMIALQEETVSQLAHLHRVFIEVPKQLQKINTSFEALVVQQTQANYLRMTNVPQFNFNTSQAGSVHAGQFSPHASDLHSPGPNVTGQVADIAVQVPDDILPLPSVQNQQLTPTKEATKTKQHKQLLLTSFWSKTKKDTHETHQPSLVQCLPTCSRVSGHKPCP, encoded by the exons atggaacaagtgtcttcacctggatcatgcagctcaacacacctagaag aacatgatgatgaggatgatgaggatgatgatgatgatgccgccatagacacacaaatacaagcaagtgaccatgaagaggttccaattgaaactgttttaccgccaaatcgtccagcaactaccacatacgatgcaattgtagcttctgagggaaaaattgtggaggcagaaaatcgtcgccattctgacctgatgacagtgctggaaaggatgattgcactgcaggaagaaacagtatcacaattggcacatctccacagagtcttcattgaagtgcctaaacagttgcaaaaaatcaacacctcattcgaagcattagttgttcagcaaacccaagcaaattacttgagaatgactaatgtaccacaattcaacttcaacacctcacaggcaggatctgttcatgctggtcagttttcaccacatgcatctgatcttcattcaccaggtccgaatgttaccggtcaagtagcagacattgctgtgcaggttcctgatgacatcctaccgctgccatctgtacaaaatcagcagctgacacctacaaaggaggccacaaaaacaaaacagcacaagcagttactactgaccagtttttggtcaaaaacaaaaaaagacacacatgaaacacaccaaccatcacttgtgcagtgtctaccaacttgctcacgtgtcagtgggcacaagccctgtccttga